From one Eucalyptus grandis isolate ANBG69807.140 chromosome 9, ASM1654582v1, whole genome shotgun sequence genomic stretch:
- the LOC104419530 gene encoding pectinesterase 3-like, which yields MPARMESVKSFRGSGKFDELEDRAFRKRTRRRVIIIAAASIVLLAAIVSIVWGAVLKKRSDNANLSSAALMTPAASIRAVCNATEYPNSCFSSITTLESSSNSTDPRQIFKLSLLVAINGAASFFNYTNQLVPQMTDPLEQAAFGVCQTVLQDAIDHLNDTASLMEVNQGQKLPLPSTVTDMRTWLSTAITHQETCLDALEEANSTLLGDMRLAMRNSTEFTSNSLAIVTKIVSLIAAYDVPIQRRLLGFGGARSDLPSWVGPANRRLLQAVNLRPNLTVAQDGTGNYKTIKDAVEAIPEKSLSRFVIYIKAGVYKENVLLDKNKWNVMMYGDGKTSTIVTGNLNFVDGTPTYSTATFTVIGKGFIARDMGFVNTAGAAKQQAVAFLSQSDLSVMYRCAFDAFQDTLYASTNRQFYQDCDVTGTIDFIFGNAVAVLQNCTILPRQPLSSQYDTLTLTAQGNSDPNQNGGISIQNCRVTPNGNLTAQTYLGRPRKAYSTTVFMGSSIGPFLSPKGWTEWIPNVQPPITIFYGEYMNTGAGSNTSGRVKWPGYHPALTSDQARKFTVGSFIQGNAWLPQTGIAFDPS from the exons ATGCCCGCGCGTATGGAATCGGTCAAGTCCTTCAGGGGCTCTGGCAAGTTCGACGAGCTAGAGGATCGCGCCTTCAGGAAGAGGACGCGCCGCCGCGTGATCATCATCGCGGCTGCTTCCATCGTGCTCCTGGCGGCGATTGTCAGCATCGTCTGGGGAGCGGTCCTCAAGAAACGAAGCGACAATGCCAACTTGAGCTCCGCGGCCCTGATGACTCCGGCCGCGTCGATCAGGGCTGTGTGCAACGCGACCGAATACCCCAACTCATGCTTCTCCAGCATCACGACACTCGAGAGCTCCTCCAACTCCACTGACCCCAGGCAGATCTTCAAGCTCTCGCTTCTGGTCGCCATTAACGGGGCGGCCAGCTTCTTCAATTATACGAACCAGCTCGTCCCGCAG ATGACCGATCCCCTCGAGCAAGCCGCGTTCGGAGTCTGCCAAACAGTGCTCCAAGACGCCATCGACCACCTCAACGACACGGCGTCTCTCATGGAGGTCAACCAAGGCCAAAAGCTCCCATTGCCTTCCACAGTCACTGATATGCGGACTTGGCTAAGCACGGCCATCACCCACCAAGAAACCTGCTTAGATGCGCTCGAAGAGGCCAACTCCACCCTCCTTGGTGACATGAGACTCGCCATGCGAAACTCCACCGAGTTCACCAGCAACAGCCTGGCCATTGTCACCAAAATCGTGAGTTTAATAGCCGCCTACGACGTCCCCATCCAACGGAGGTTGCTAGGATTTGGAGGAGCCAGGTCCGATCTCCCAAGCTGGGTCGGCCCGGCCAACCGAAGACTTCTCCAGGCGGTGAACCTGAGGCCGAACCTGACGGTGGCGCAAGATGGGACAGGGAACTACAAGACGATCAAAGACGCGGTGGAGGCCATACCTGAGAAAAGCTTGTCGAGGTTTGTGATTTACATTAAGGCTGGGGTTTATAAAGAGAACGTGCTCTTGGATAAGAACAAGTGGAATGTGATGATGTATGGGGATGGGAAGACTTCTACCATCGTCACCGGAAACCTAAATTTCGTCGACGGGACACCAACATACTCGACGGCAACGTTCA CTGTTATAGGAAAAGGCTTCATTGCTAGAGACATGGGGTTCGTGAACACCGCCGGCGCAGCAAAGCAACAGGCCGTGGCATTCCTATCGCAGTCCGACCTCTCCGTGATGTACCGCTGCGCGTTCGATGCGTTCCAGGACACCCTCTATGCCTCTACAAACCGCCAGTTCTATCAAGATTGTGACGTCACGGGCACCATAGACTTCATCTTCGGGaacgccgtcgccgtcctccAGAACTGCACGATCCTGCCTCGCCAGCCCCTGAGCTCCCAGTATGACACCCTCACGCTCACGGCCCAAGGCAACTCCGACCCGAACCAGAACGGCGGGATCTCAATCCAAAACTGTAGGGTAACTCCGAACGGGAATCTGACGGCCCAAACATACTTGGGCCGGCCGCGGAAGGCCTACTCGACCACGGTCTTCATGGGGTCGAGCATCGGCCCGTTCCTGAGCCCGAAGGGCTGGACCGAGTGGATCCCCAACGTGCAGCCACCCATTACCATCTTTTATGGAGAGTACATGAACACTGGGGCGGGCTCGAACACAAGCGGGCGGGTCAAGTGGCCCGGGTATCATCCTGCCCTTACTTCGGACCAGGCCAGGAAGTTCACGGTGGGATCTTTCATACAAGGCAACGCGTGGTTGCCCCAGACTGGGATAGCTTTCGATCCGTCCTAA
- the LOC104419527 gene encoding pectinesterase-like translates to MANVKQVLAGISTSGKRNRKLLLSISGCLLLVAAVIGIVAGVHSGHHDRNLDVSTLTPPTHAILKSSCSSTRYPDLCYSAVAAFPGAAAGLATQKDVIEASLNITTVAVEHNFFAVEKLLSKRSKSLTKREKRALHDCLETIDETLDELREAERDLSSYPSAAKSLKQHADDLKTLMSSAITNQETCLDGFSHEDADRQVRKALAKGQVHVEKMCSNALAMIKNMTDADMEAERKAAANRKMLKEEDLVQGDKSGWPEWLSAGDRRLLQSTAVIPDVVVAADGKGKYKTISEAVAAAPEKSSKRYVIKINAGVYRENVQVPKKKTNLMFIGDGRTTTIITGDRSVKGGFTTFESATVAVVGERFLAKSITFQNTAGPSNHQAVALRVGADLSAFYECDILAYQDTLYVHNNRQFFVKCLIAGTVDFIFGNAAVVIQDCDIHARKPNPGQKNMVTAQGRIDPNQNTGIVIQKCRIAETNDLRSVKSSFPTYLGRPWKEYSRTVIMQSSISDVIDPVGWHEWSGTFALNTLYYGEYQNIGAGAGTTKRVNWKGFKVITSATEAQGFTAGNFIGGASWLSSTGFPFSLTL, encoded by the exons ATGGCCAACGTCAAGCAAGTCCTCGCCGGAATCTCAACTTCCGGCAAGAGAAACCGAAAGCTCCTCCTCTCCATCTCCGGTTGCCTCCTCCTCGTCGCCGCCGTGATCGGCATTGTCGCCGGCGTCCATTCTGGCCACCACGACCGGAACCTAGATGTTTCCACCCTCACCCCACCGACCCACGCCATCCTCAAGTCCTCATGCAGCTCCACGCGCTACCCGGACCTCTGCTACTCAGCCGTCGCCGCCTTCCCCGGAGCTGCCGCTGGCCTCGCCACCCAGAAGGACGTCATCGAGGCGTCGCTCAACATCACCACCGTCGCCGTGGAGCACAACTTCTTCGCCGTCGAGAAGCTCCTGAGCAAGAGAAGCAAGAGCCTGACGAAGAGGGAGAAGAGGGCGCTCCACGACTGCCTCGAGACCATCGACGAGACGCTGGACGAGCTCCGGGAAGCGGAGCGGGACCTGAGCTCGTACCCGAGCGCGGCGAAGTCGCTGAAGCAGCACGCCGACGACCTGAAGACGCTGATGAGCTCGGCGATCACGAACCAGGAGACTTGCCTGGACGGGTTCTCGCACGAGGACGCCGACCGGCAGGTGCGGAAGGCGCTGGCGAAGGGGCAGGTCCACGTGGAGAAAATGTGCAGCAACGCGCTCGCGATGATCAAGAACATGACCGACGCCGACATGGAGGCGGAGCGCAAGGCCGCGGCAAACCGGAAAATGCTTAAGGAAGAGGATCTGGTTCAG GGTGACAAGAGCGGGTGGCCGGAGTGGCTGTCGGCCGGTGACAGGAGGCTGCTGCAGTCGACGGCGGTGATTCCGGacgtggtggtggcggcggatGGGAAGGGGAAATACAAGACGATCTCGGAGGCAGTGGCGGCGGCGCCGGAGAAGAGCAGCAAGCGGTACGTGATAAAGATTAACGCCGGGGTGTACAGAGAGAACGTGCAGGtgccgaagaagaagaccaacCTGATGTTCATCGGCGACGGCCggaccaccaccatcatcaccGGCGACCGGAGCGTGAAGGGCGGCTTCACCACCTTCGAGTCCGCCACCGTCG CGGTGGTTGGCGAGCGATTCTTGGCCAAAAGCATAACCTTCCAGAACACCGCTGGCCCTTCAAACCACCAGGCCGTTGCGCTCCGGGTTGGCGCCGATCTATCAGCCTTTTACGAATGCGACATCCTCGCCTACCAAGATACCCTCTATGTCCACAACAACCGCCAATTCTTTGTCAAGTGCTTAATTGCCGGCACAGTCGACTTCATCTTTGGTAACGCAGCTGTCGTCATCCAAGACTGTGACATCCATGCCCGCAAGCCAAACCCTGGCCAAAAGAACATGGTTACTGCTCAAGGACGAATTGACCCGAACCAAAACACGGGAATCGTGATCCAAAAATGCAG GATTGCTGAGACCAACGATCTCCGATCAGTGAAGAGCAGTTTCCCAACGTACCTCGGTCGTCCATGGAAGGAGTACTCGAGGACAGTGATTATGCAATCATCGATCTCGGACGTAATCGACCCGGTGGGTTGGCACGAGTGGAGTGGGACCTTTGCCCTCAACACATTGTACTATGGAGAGTACCAGAACATCGGCGCAGGTGCCGGAACCACAAAGAGAGTGAACTGGAAGGGCTTTAAGGTGATTACGTCGGCTACGGAGGCACAAGGGTTCACCGCCGGGAATTTCATTGGCGGAGCCAGTTGGTTGAGCTCCACCGGGTTCCCATTTTCACTCACCCTGTGA